In one Melopsittacus undulatus isolate bMelUnd1 chromosome 4, bMelUnd1.mat.Z, whole genome shotgun sequence genomic region, the following are encoded:
- the ALDH6A1 gene encoding methylmalonate-semialdehyde/malonate-semialdehyde dehydrogenase [acylating], mitochondrial isoform X2, whose protein sequence is MEAAVASCKKAFWTWSETSVLSRQQIFLRYQQLIKDNLKEISKLITFEQGKTLADAEGDVFRGLQVVEHACSVTSLILGETMPSITKDMDTYTYRLPLGVCAGIAPFNFPAMIPLWMFPMAMVCGNTFLMKPSERVPGALMFLAKLFQDAGAPDGTLNIIHGQHEAVNFICDHPDIRAISFVGSNQAGEYIYERGSRNGKRVQANMGAKNHGVVMPDANKENTLNQLVGAAFGAAGQRCMALSTAILVGEAQKWLPELVDRAKNLRVNAGDQPGADLGPLISPQAKERVCHLIEKGVQEGASLLLDGRNVKVKGYENGNFVGPTILAKVKPNMTCYKEEIFGPVLVVLEADTLDDAIEMVNSNPYGNGTAIFTTNGATARKYSHLVDVGQVGVNVPIPVPLPMFSFTGSRASFRGDANFYGKQGVYFYTQLKTIISQWKEEDATVTKPAVVMPTMGN, encoded by the exons ATGGAGGCAGCTGTGGCTTCTTGCAAAAAGGCATTTTGGACCTGGTCAGAAACTTCTGTTTTGAGTCGCCAGCAGATCTTCTTGCGTTATCAACAACTCATCAAGGACAATCTG aaagaaatatcaAAACTCATCACCTTTGAGCAAGGGAAGACCCTGGCTGATGCTGAGGGAGATGTGTTCCGAGGCCTCC AGGTGGTTGAACATGCTTGCAGTGTGACATCCCTCATACTGGGAGAGACCATGCCCTCCATCACTAAAGACATGGACACTTATACCTACCGCCTTCCTCTGGGTGTGTGTGCTGGAATCGCACCATTCAATTTCCCAGCCATGATTCCTCTTTGGATGTTCCCTATGGCCATGGTTTGTGGAAACACCTTCTTGATGAAACCATCTGAGCGTGTGCCAGGAGCACTCATGTTCCTTGCCAAGCTGTTTCAGGATGCTGGTGCCCCCGATGGGACCCTGAATATCATCCATGGACAACATGAAG CTGTGAATTTCATTTGTGACCATCCGGATATCAGAGCAATCAGCTTTGTGGGATCTAACCAAGCTGGCGAGTACATCTATGAGAGAGGATCCCGGAATGGCAAGAGAGTCCAGGCCAATATG GGAGCCAAGAACCATGGTGTGGTGATGCCTGATGCCAACAAAGAGAACACCTTGAACCAGCTGGTTGGAGCTGCTTTTGGAGCAGCTGGCCAACGCTGCATGGCCCTGTCTACAGCAATTCTAGTGGGAGAAGCTCAGAAATGGCTGCCAGAGCTTGTGGATAGAGCCAAAAATCTACGTGTAAATGCAG GAGACCAGCCTGGAGCAGACCTAGGGCCTCTAATCAGTCCCCAGGCTAAGGAGCGGGTTTGCCATCTGATTGAGAAAGGAGTACAGGAAGGTGCCAGCCTTCTTCTGGATGGACGTAATGTCAAAGTGAAGGGTTATGAAAACGGCAATTTTGTTGGGCCAACGATCCTTGCCAAAGTCAAG CCAAACATGACTTGCtacaaggaagaaatctttGGACCTGTCTTAGTGGTTCTGGAAGCAGATACTTTGGATGATGCCATTGAGATGGTAAACAGCAACCCTTATGGAAATGGAACTGCAATCTTTACCACCAATGGAGCCACAGCTCGGAAATACTCTCACTTAGTAGATGTAGGGCAG GTGGGTGTCAATGTTCCAATCCCAGTACCTCTGCCCATGTTCTCTTTCACTGGTTCCCGTGCTTCTTTCAGAGGTGATGCCAATTTCTATGGCAAGCAG GGAGTGTACTTCTACACGCAGCTGAAAACTATCATTTCACAATGGAAAGAGGAAGATGCCACTGTGACCAAGCCTGCTGTGGTTATGCCAACTATGGGAAACTAA